Proteins from a single region of Crassaminicella profunda:
- the hisG gene encoding ATP phosphoribosyltransferase has translation MDYVNIALGKGRLAEKAFVWFEKIGICFPEYNKKSRKLIFVDETEKIRVVFVKASDVPIYVEQGAADIGIAGKDTLIESKANVYEIMDLGFGKCKFSVAAPKGFEEKLDRKRKVATKYPKVAKNHYEKKGEPIEIIKLNGSVELAPIIGLSDVIVDIVETGTTLKENGLEVIEDICEISARLIVNKVSFKTKNEQIYKIIKGLKNSLEKSI, from the coding sequence ATGGATTATGTAAATATTGCATTAGGTAAAGGAAGGTTAGCAGAAAAAGCCTTTGTATGGTTTGAAAAAATTGGAATATGTTTTCCAGAATATAATAAGAAAAGTAGAAAGTTAATCTTTGTAGATGAGACAGAAAAAATCCGAGTAGTTTTTGTAAAAGCTAGTGATGTACCTATATATGTAGAACAAGGAGCTGCTGATATAGGGATTGCAGGGAAAGATACCTTAATAGAGAGTAAAGCAAATGTCTATGAAATTATGGATTTGGGTTTTGGAAAATGTAAATTTTCAGTAGCAGCACCAAAGGGGTTTGAAGAAAAACTTGATAGAAAAAGAAAGGTAGCCACAAAGTATCCTAAAGTTGCAAAAAATCATTATGAGAAAAAAGGGGAGCCTATAGAAATTATTAAGTTAAATGGCTCTGTAGAATTAGCACCTATTATAGGACTTTCGGATGTGATCGTAGATATTGTAGAAACAGGAACGACTTTAAAAGAAAACGGACTAGAGGTTATTGAAGATATTTGTGAGATTAGTGCAAGATTGATTGTGAATAAAGTGAGTTTTAAGACGAAAAATGAGCAAATTTATAAAATTATAAAGGGTTTGAAAAATAGTCTTGAAAAAAGTATTTAA
- a CDS encoding DUF1858 domain-containing protein → MVCRDTIINDILIKFPKVEEIFNEFGIRCFG, encoded by the coding sequence ATGGTTTGTAGGGATACGATTATCAATGATATTTTAATAAAATTTCCTAAAGTTGAAGAGATTTTCAATGAATTTGGCATAAGATGTTTTGGATGA
- the hisIE gene encoding bifunctional phosphoribosyl-AMP cyclohydrolase/phosphoribosyl-ATP diphosphatase HisIE, protein MENINLQFDGHGLIPAIVQDINTKKVLMMAYMNEESFQKTLETKKTWFYSRSRQKLWNKGETSGNYQIVKKMSYDCDGDTLLIEVIPLGNACHTGAESCFFNKIVEENEDDEKKQIVQKLYTLIKDRKESPKEGSYTNYLFEKGIDKILKKVGEEASEVIIGAKNDERDEIIYEVSDLIYHLLVLLVEKEIPLEDIKKELYSRYNK, encoded by the coding sequence ATGGAAAATATAAACCTTCAATTTGATGGTCATGGGTTAATACCAGCAATTGTACAAGATATAAATACAAAGAAAGTTTTGATGATGGCTTATATGAATGAAGAATCTTTTCAAAAAACTTTAGAAACAAAAAAAACATGGTTTTATAGTAGAAGTAGACAAAAGCTTTGGAATAAAGGAGAAACTAGTGGAAACTATCAGATTGTAAAAAAAATGAGTTATGATTGTGATGGGGATACATTGTTGATAGAGGTTATTCCTTTAGGAAATGCTTGTCATACAGGAGCAGAAAGTTGTTTTTTTAATAAAATAGTTGAAGAAAATGAAGACGATGAAAAAAAACAAATTGTTCAAAAACTATATACTTTAATTAAAGATCGAAAAGAAAGTCCAAAGGAAGGTTCTTATACCAATTATTTGTTTGAAAAAGGAATTGATAAAATCCTTAAAAAAGTTGGAGAAGAAGCCAGCGAAGTCATCATAGGGGCAAAAAATGATGAAAGAGATGAAATTATTTACGAGGTTTCTGATTTGATTTATCATTTATTAGTACTTTTGGTAGAAAAAGAAATTCCCCTAGAGGATATCAAAAAAGAATTATATAGTAGGTATAATAAGTAA
- the hisF gene encoding imidazole glycerol phosphate synthase subunit HisF, which yields MLTKRIIPCLDVNKGRVVKGTKFKNLVDVEDPVKLAKFYSQAGADELVFYDITASNENRDIFLNVVERTAEEVYIPFTIGGGIRTIDDFTAVLRAGADKVSVNSAAVKNPQIIQEAALKFGRQCVVLSIDAKKNNNDLYTVYINGGRVDTKLDALKWAIEGEKLGAGEIVINSIDTDGVKDGYDIELVKAISKSVNIPVVASGGAGKREDFLKVFRDGSADAALAASVFHYGEISIKELKEYLYDNEIEIRRIK from the coding sequence ATGCTTACCAAAAGAATTATTCCTTGCTTAGATGTAAATAAGGGAAGGGTTGTAAAGGGAACAAAATTTAAAAACCTAGTAGATGTAGAAGATCCTGTAAAACTTGCAAAATTCTATAGTCAAGCAGGAGCTGATGAATTGGTTTTTTATGATATTACTGCATCTAATGAAAATAGAGATATCTTTTTAAACGTCGTTGAAAGAACTGCAGAAGAAGTTTATATTCCTTTTACCATAGGGGGAGGAATTAGAACCATAGATGATTTTACAGCAGTATTAAGAGCAGGAGCTGATAAGGTATCCGTTAATTCAGCAGCTGTGAAAAATCCCCAAATTATTCAAGAAGCAGCCTTAAAATTTGGAAGACAATGTGTTGTATTATCTATAGATGCCAAGAAAAATAATAATGATTTATACACAGTATATATAAATGGTGGAAGAGTAGATACAAAACTAGATGCTTTAAAATGGGCAATAGAAGGAGAAAAATTAGGAGCAGGTGAAATTGTAATCAACAGCATTGATACAGATGGTGTAAAGGATGGATATGATATAGAACTTGTAAAAGCTATATCAAAAAGTGTAAACATTCCTGTAGTTGCTTCTGGAGGTGCTGGAAAAAGAGAGGATTTTTTAAAGGTATTTCGTGATGGTTCTGCCGATGCTGCATTGGCTGCATCTGTATTTCACTATGGGGAAATCAGTATTAAAGAATTAAAAGAATATCTTTATGACAATGAGATAGAAATCAGGAGGATCAAGTAA
- a CDS encoding PLP-dependent aminotransferase family protein, with amino-acid sequence MDIYKEIYLDKNSPQHLYMQLFYKIRQFIMDGKLKANQKLPPIRQLANTLGVNTSTIVNAYGLLEKEGFVYKKIGSGTFVSPREEEGLEDTLLQKYPLDEDIRLMDRGQIQIKENMISFASATPTSDLFPVDDFKILLNEVLDRDQGDAFGYQESQGYYPLRESLVDYLEEINIKTNSENVQIISGAQQGIDVIAKAFVDYKDTIIVESPTYTGAIGTFKSRGAKIVSIPIFKNGIDINLLEENMKNHKPKFVYLMPNFQNPTGYSYSREKKLKIIELAEKYNTFIVEDDYLSDLSFYNHDNVTLKSLDESDRIIYIKSFSKIFMPGLRLGFLVLPQRIHHKILAAKHTSDISTSGLNQRVFDLYLRKGIWKKHIRYMEKIYRERFDVMKNCIEKYFKDIDVSYSLPEGGLNFWFALPKGYDANKLYVDGAKSNILILPGSIFFTSQNESRFFRLSIAAVYPKDIETGIKGLSQVIRGFIKKDKNRRKGPDPYMPLL; translated from the coding sequence ATGGACATATATAAAGAGATATATTTAGATAAAAATTCACCGCAACATTTATATATGCAGCTGTTTTATAAAATACGTCAGTTTATTATGGATGGAAAGCTAAAAGCTAACCAAAAGCTTCCACCTATTAGACAGCTTGCAAATACCCTTGGGGTAAATACGAGTACCATTGTAAACGCATATGGTCTTTTAGAGAAAGAAGGATTTGTTTATAAAAAAATTGGAAGTGGTACATTTGTTTCTCCAAGGGAAGAGGAAGGGCTAGAGGATACACTACTTCAGAAATATCCTTTAGATGAGGATATAAGACTAATGGATCGGGGTCAAATTCAAATAAAAGAAAATATGATTAGCTTTGCTAGTGCTACACCAACTTCTGACTTATTTCCAGTAGATGATTTTAAAATTCTTTTAAATGAGGTTTTGGATAGAGATCAAGGAGATGCTTTTGGATATCAGGAGAGTCAAGGTTATTATCCCTTAAGAGAATCACTAGTAGATTATTTAGAAGAAATAAATATCAAGACAAATTCAGAAAATGTTCAAATTATTTCAGGAGCGCAACAAGGAATAGATGTTATTGCAAAGGCATTTGTTGATTACAAAGATACAATTATTGTGGAAAGTCCTACATATACAGGAGCTATTGGAACATTTAAGTCAAGAGGAGCTAAGATTGTTAGTATCCCTATTTTTAAGAATGGTATAGATATAAACTTACTAGAAGAAAATATGAAAAATCATAAGCCTAAATTTGTTTATTTAATGCCTAACTTTCAAAATCCTACGGGATACTCTTATAGTAGAGAGAAAAAATTAAAAATTATTGAATTAGCTGAAAAGTATAATACATTTATTGTTGAAGACGATTACTTGAGTGATTTAAGCTTTTATAATCATGATAATGTTACCTTAAAAAGTTTAGATGAAAGTGATCGTATTATTTATATTAAAAGTTTTTCTAAAATTTTCATGCCAGGTTTAAGATTAGGTTTTTTAGTACTTCCCCAAAGAATACATCACAAAATTCTAGCTGCAAAGCATACATCAGATATTTCAACTTCAGGACTTAATCAAAGAGTTTTTGATCTTTATTTAAGGAAAGGGATTTGGAAAAAACATATTAGATATATGGAAAAAATCTATAGAGAACGTTTTGATGTGATGAAAAATTGCATAGAAAAATATTTTAAAGATATAGATGTAAGCTATAGTCTTCCTGAAGGAGGACTGAATTTCTGGTTTGCTCTACCTAAAGGCTATGATGCAAATAAGCTATATGTGGATGGGGCGAAAAGTAATATTCTCATTTTACCCGGATCTATATTCTTTACATCTCAAAATGAAAGTAGATTTTTTAGATTAAGTATTGCTGCTGTATATCCTAAGGATATTGAAACAGGAATAAAGGGGCTATCTCAAGTGATTAGAGGATTCATCAAAAAAGATAAAAATAGGAGAAAAGGACCTGACCCGTATATGCCCCTTTTGTAA
- the hisB gene encoding imidazoleglycerol-phosphate dehydratase HisB — translation MRVGEIKRKTKETNIDLSLNLDGSGKIEIDTGIGFFDHMLDLMCRHGFLDMKLKCVGDLQVDNHHTVEDIGIVFGKALKKALGDKKGITRYATIFTPMDEAMSMISIDISGRAYLHFDVTFEREYVGQFETELVEEFFRAFVNHAAITLHISLKYGKNTHHLIESIFKGLGRVLDEATRVQDRIEGVLSTKGSL, via the coding sequence ATGAGAGTAGGAGAAATAAAGAGAAAAACAAAAGAGACGAATATTGATTTATCCCTTAATTTGGATGGATCAGGAAAGATAGAAATTGATACGGGAATTGGTTTTTTTGATCATATGTTGGATTTAATGTGCAGACATGGTTTCTTAGATATGAAGTTAAAATGTGTTGGAGATCTTCAGGTAGACAATCATCATACTGTAGAGGATATAGGGATTGTCTTTGGAAAAGCTTTAAAAAAGGCACTAGGAGATAAAAAAGGAATTACAAGATATGCAACTATTTTTACCCCAATGGATGAAGCTATGTCTATGATTTCTATAGATATTAGTGGAAGAGCCTATTTACATTTTGATGTAACTTTTGAAAGAGAATATGTAGGACAATTTGAAACGGAATTAGTGGAAGAGTTTTTCAGAGCCTTTGTCAATCATGCGGCCATAACCCTTCATATCAGTTTAAAATACGGGAAAAATACCCATCATCTCATAGAATCTATTTTTAAGGGACTAGGAAGGGTATTAGATGAAGCTACTAGAGTGCAAGATCGAATTGAAGGGGTATTATCTACGAAGGGGTCGTTGTAG
- the hisA gene encoding 1-(5-phosphoribosyl)-5-[(5-phosphoribosylamino)methylideneamino]imidazole-4-carboxamide isomerase, with product MIIFPAIDLRGGNCVRLKQGKFQDENIYSKNPVEIAKKWEEQGAKYIHVVDLDGALEGVSKNSHVIKEIIKATNIPVQLGGGIRKIKDIENVLSYGVSRVILGTSAVKIDGFVEEALKTFGEKIAVSIDAKKGYVAVDGWTKTSDIKAIDFAKKLEGLGLKTLIYTDIAKDGMLLGPNFKELKELKENINIDLIASGGISKKEDVEKLSTLGLYGAIIGKALYTGDIALEEL from the coding sequence ATGATTATTTTTCCTGCCATTGATTTACGAGGTGGTAATTGTGTAAGACTAAAACAAGGTAAATTTCAAGATGAAAATATATATAGTAAAAACCCAGTAGAGATTGCTAAAAAGTGGGAAGAGCAAGGAGCTAAATATATTCATGTAGTAGATTTAGATGGAGCATTAGAAGGGGTATCTAAAAATAGTCATGTGATTAAAGAAATTATAAAAGCTACAAATATTCCTGTACAACTAGGAGGAGGAATTAGAAAAATAAAAGACATAGAAAATGTTTTAAGCTATGGAGTTAGCCGTGTGATTCTAGGCACATCAGCAGTAAAAATTGATGGATTTGTAGAGGAGGCTTTAAAGACCTTTGGTGAAAAAATTGCTGTGTCTATTGATGCAAAAAAAGGATATGTAGCAGTAGACGGATGGACAAAAACCAGTGATATAAAAGCAATTGATTTTGCTAAAAAATTAGAAGGATTAGGATTAAAAACCCTCATCTATACGGATATTGCAAAGGATGGGATGCTTTTAGGACCAAATTTTAAAGAATTAAAAGAATTAAAAGAAAATATAAATATAGACTTAATAGCATCTGGAGGGATTAGCAAGAAGGAAGATGTTGAAAAATTAAGTACTTTAGGATTGTATGGCGCAATCATAGGAAAAGCTTTATATACGGGTGATATTGCCTTAGAAGAATTATAG
- a CDS encoding 2'-5' RNA ligase family protein, whose amino-acid sequence MENMIFLVTIPKGPLYHCCRKIQESLWKEYNLGIDRLPEIHLTIDAFYYEDLNELEKIKNELHKVIAKISPFEIRSSGFGYIPHPHNCITLHIVKTKELKNVYTFIHNEMKEKGFRLRDFSPEEIVFHITLAGIHGRAWSEEESLEAFRKMRDFKLTEMAFVDELELWHPELDPEKKLISRVMLGAKE is encoded by the coding sequence ATGGAAAATATGATTTTTTTAGTGACTATTCCAAAGGGACCTTTATATCACTGCTGTAGAAAAATACAAGAATCTCTTTGGAAAGAATATAATTTAGGAATAGATAGGCTACCTGAAATTCACTTAACCATAGATGCATTTTATTATGAAGATTTAAATGAATTAGAAAAAATAAAAAATGAACTACATAAAGTAATAGCTAAAATATCTCCATTTGAAATTAGATCCAGTGGATTTGGTTATATTCCCCATCCTCATAATTGTATAACTCTTCATATTGTAAAAACAAAGGAATTAAAAAATGTATATACTTTTATTCATAATGAAATGAAAGAAAAAGGATTTCGGTTGAGAGATTTTAGCCCTGAAGAAATAGTATTTCATATTACCTTAGCAGGAATACATGGAAGAGCGTGGAGTGAAGAAGAAAGTTTAGAAGCCTTTCGTAAAATGAGAGATTTTAAATTAACTGAGATGGCTTTTGTTGATGAATTAGAGCTGTGGCATCCAGAGTTAGATCCTGAAAAAAAACTGATTTCTAGAGTAATGCTAGGAGCAAAAGAATAA
- the hisH gene encoding imidazole glycerol phosphate synthase subunit HisH, with product MIAIVDYGVGNLKSVYKALKKLNFEATITSCEEEINKSKGIILPGVGAFKDAMDHLIESGLINCLKSNVKKGKPILGICLGMQLLYDTSYEDGKWEGLGLLKGEVVRFDNTLKVPHMGWNKLLKGSDDPIGENIDDEYVYFVHSYYVKPQKKEEVVFWADYGVDVPGVVRKKNILGMQFHPEKSGETGMKLLKNFGELIK from the coding sequence ATGATTGCTATTGTTGATTATGGTGTAGGGAATCTAAAAAGTGTCTATAAGGCTTTAAAAAAATTGAATTTTGAAGCAACTATCACGTCTTGTGAAGAAGAAATTAATAAGAGTAAAGGAATTATTTTGCCAGGAGTAGGTGCTTTTAAAGATGCCATGGATCATCTGATAGAAAGTGGTTTGATTAACTGCTTAAAGAGTAATGTAAAGAAAGGCAAACCTATTTTAGGAATTTGTTTAGGCATGCAACTTCTTTATGATACAAGCTATGAAGATGGAAAATGGGAAGGATTAGGTCTTTTAAAAGGAGAAGTAGTGAGATTTGATAATACCCTAAAGGTGCCTCATATGGGATGGAATAAGCTATTAAAAGGGTCAGATGACCCTATAGGAGAAAATATTGATGATGAATATGTATACTTTGTGCACTCCTATTATGTAAAACCTCAAAAAAAAGAAGAAGTGGTATTTTGGGCAGATTATGGCGTAGATGTACCAGGCGTTGTTAGAAAGAAAAATATTTTGGGTATGCAGTTTCACCCTGAAAAAAGTGGGGAAACGGGGATGAAGTTACTCAAAAACTTTGGGGAGTTGATAAAATGA
- the hisC gene encoding histidinol-phosphate transaminase: MINFMKERVRFLKPYEISNEIIKTKLDANENPYNLFEILKDQFIENLKILELNRYPDTNSDELRECFASYLGLKKENILCGNGSDEVIQTIINTFVGEDEYVITHSPTFSMYKIFTTIAGGNFTQIPCEDDFKIDVDKIIKEANERSAKLIFLCNPNNPTGRVIPMDDIEKVLKETKSIVIVDEAYSEFLDESSINLIKKYDHLIVLRTLSKAFALAGARIGYGAASERMMDALYRVKAPYNLNVFSQMIGKIYMENIELIQEYIEKIKKERTYLYEELRNIKTIEVFPTGANFILIRSKKAEEIIKVCKEEKISIRAFNEELLKNCFRISVGSREENNELLRVFRKVV; this comes from the coding sequence ATGATTAATTTTATGAAAGAGAGAGTAAGGTTTTTAAAGCCTTATGAGATCTCTAATGAAATCATTAAAACTAAATTAGATGCCAATGAAAATCCATATAATCTATTTGAAATATTAAAGGATCAGTTTATAGAAAATTTAAAAATTTTAGAACTTAATAGATATCCAGATACGAATAGTGATGAATTAAGGGAATGTTTTGCAAGTTATTTAGGATTAAAAAAAGAAAATATTTTATGTGGAAATGGTTCTGATGAAGTGATTCAGACGATTATAAACACTTTTGTCGGAGAAGATGAATATGTCATTACCCATAGTCCAACCTTTTCTATGTATAAAATATTTACAACCATAGCTGGTGGAAATTTTACCCAAATTCCATGTGAAGATGATTTTAAAATTGATGTAGATAAAATCATTAAAGAGGCAAATGAAAGATCAGCAAAACTTATTTTTTTATGTAATCCAAATAATCCAACGGGAAGGGTTATCCCCATGGATGATATTGAAAAAGTACTTAAAGAAACAAAGTCTATTGTTATAGTGGATGAAGCTTACTCTGAATTTTTAGATGAATCTTCTATCAATTTAATCAAAAAATATGATCATTTAATTGTATTGAGGACACTATCAAAAGCTTTTGCACTAGCTGGCGCAAGGATCGGATATGGTGCTGCAAGTGAAAGAATGATGGATGCATTATATCGGGTAAAAGCACCCTATAATCTAAATGTATTTTCACAAATGATAGGAAAAATTTATATGGAAAATATTGAACTTATTCAAGAATATATTGAAAAAATAAAGAAAGAGAGAACATATCTTTATGAAGAATTAAGAAATATTAAAACTATTGAAGTTTTTCCAACAGGAGCTAATTTTATTTTAATTAGAAGCAAAAAGGCTGAAGAAATTATAAAGGTCTGTAAAGAAGAAAAGATTAGCATAAGAGCTTTTAATGAAGAACTTCTAAAGAATTGTTTTCGCATTAGTGTAGGGTCTAGAGAAGAAAATAATGAACTACTAAGGGTATTTAGGAAAGTGGTGTAG
- the hisZ gene encoding ATP phosphoribosyltransferase regulatory subunit yields the protein MERVNHFIPEGVEDIHCNVYEIKENTITNIKSIFKSFGYRQILTPTFEYYDLFSEIEGTIHKDEMFKFIDGNGKILVLRPDVTTPIARMVATNYKSCTGYLKFSYATNIFRIHDEQNGKKREFTQAGIEYLGNDQPDSDAEVVALAIKSLINCGLQDFQIDLGQARYFKGLIKESGIAEKIQGQIRSFIEEKNFAALQTILGELNIDEFFKNALLEIPYLYGRPEETIKEAEKFVCNEEMKTSLNNLKDVYSILKDYGYEKYLSIDFGMIHHIDYYTGVIFKGYVNHYGRTVLSGGRYDHLTKQYGCYMPATGFGLNIDALLEVFGMYKMNKDFACSTDYLILYEKDNRKNGLQIAEQLREKGFIVESDLCEKNIKNHIINANDRNIKEIVQICGENLKRIDLRNNKVYKNTVSQFFKGLKNLEIFASIH from the coding sequence ATGGAACGAGTTAATCATTTCATTCCAGAAGGTGTGGAGGATATCCATTGCAATGTATATGAAATCAAAGAAAATACAATTACCAATATAAAAAGTATATTTAAAAGTTTTGGTTATAGACAGATTTTAACGCCAACCTTTGAATATTATGATTTGTTTTCAGAAATTGAAGGAACTATACACAAAGATGAGATGTTTAAATTTATAGATGGAAACGGAAAAATATTGGTTTTACGACCAGATGTAACAACACCTATTGCAAGAATGGTAGCCACAAATTATAAATCATGTACTGGATATTTAAAGTTTTCTTATGCTACTAATATTTTTAGAATCCATGATGAACAAAATGGGAAAAAAAGAGAATTTACACAAGCAGGAATTGAATATTTAGGAAATGATCAACCGGATTCAGATGCTGAAGTTGTAGCATTGGCTATAAAAAGTCTTATCAATTGTGGGTTGCAGGACTTTCAAATTGATTTAGGGCAAGCAAGATATTTTAAAGGGTTAATCAAAGAAAGTGGTATAGCTGAAAAAATACAAGGACAAATTCGAAGTTTTATAGAGGAAAAAAACTTTGCAGCGTTACAGACTATTTTAGGTGAGTTGAATATTGATGAATTTTTCAAAAATGCGTTACTCGAAATTCCTTATTTGTATGGAAGACCTGAAGAAACTATCAAAGAAGCAGAAAAGTTTGTCTGCAATGAAGAAATGAAAACATCATTAAATAATTTAAAGGATGTATATAGCATCTTAAAGGATTATGGTTATGAAAAATATCTTTCTATTGATTTTGGAATGATTCACCATATTGATTATTATACAGGTGTGATCTTTAAAGGATATGTGAATCATTATGGAAGAACAGTTTTAAGTGGCGGAAGATATGATCATCTTACAAAACAATATGGTTGTTATATGCCTGCTACAGGCTTTGGATTAAATATTGATGCACTTTTGGAGGTGTTTGGTATGTATAAAATGAATAAAGATTTTGCATGTAGTACAGATTATCTGATTTTATATGAAAAGGATAATCGTAAAAATGGACTGCAAATAGCAGAACAATTAAGAGAAAAAGGCTTTATTGTGGAGTCGGATCTTTGTGAAAAAAACATCAAAAACCATATTATAAACGCAAATGATAGAAACATAAAGGAAATTGTACAGATTTGTGGAGAAAATCTAAAAAGGATTGATCTAAGAAACAATAAAGTATACAAAAACACAGTTTCACAATTTTTTAAAGGATTAAAGAATTTAGAAATATTTGCGTCTATTCACTAG
- a CDS encoding histidinol-phosphatase HisJ family protein codes for MYDYHVHSHFSTDCDVNMEEMIQKAISIGLKEICFTDHIDYDYQDSSINFEFDIPSYMAHINNLVEKYKKNIKILRGVEIGIQPHIVKKCDELVMKEKFDFIISSIHTADKKDIHVGDFFVGKTPKEAYTQYFNELLICTKSFKNFNVLGHMNLLKRYHHHVEIQDIKNYFDIIEEIFRTLIYTGKGIEVNTSGFRYGLGETVPCKELLSFYKSLGGEIITVGSDAHTPEQLACKFNDTYDLLREIGFKYITIFENRQHTFKKI; via the coding sequence ATGTATGACTATCATGTTCATAGTCATTTTTCAACAGACTGTGATGTAAATATGGAAGAAATGATACAAAAAGCCATAAGTATTGGTTTAAAGGAAATTTGCTTTACAGATCATATAGATTATGATTATCAAGATTCATCTATCAATTTTGAATTTGATATCCCTTCCTATATGGCCCATATCAATAATTTGGTAGAAAAATACAAAAAAAACATAAAAATATTACGAGGAGTTGAAATTGGTATTCAGCCCCACATTGTAAAAAAGTGTGATGAATTGGTGATGAAGGAAAAATTTGATTTTATCATCTCTTCTATCCATACGGCAGATAAAAAAGATATTCATGTAGGAGATTTTTTTGTAGGGAAAACCCCAAAGGAAGCTTATACGCAGTATTTTAATGAACTACTAATATGTACAAAAAGCTTTAAAAATTTTAATGTATTAGGACATATGAATCTTTTAAAAAGATATCATCATCATGTAGAAATTCAAGATATCAAAAATTATTTTGATATTATAGAAGAAATTTTTAGAACACTCATCTATACTGGAAAAGGTATTGAAGTAAACACTTCAGGGTTTCGATATGGTTTAGGAGAGACGGTTCCTTGCAAAGAACTATTATCCTTTTACAAATCCTTAGGAGGAGAAATAATTACAGTGGGTTCTGATGCCCATACCCCCGAGCAATTAGCTTGTAAATTTAATGATACTTATGATTTGCTTAGAGAAATAGGTTTTAAATATATTACTATCTTTGAAAACAGACAACATACTTTTAAAAAAATATAG